A stretch of Henckelia pumila isolate YLH828 chromosome 4, ASM3356847v2, whole genome shotgun sequence DNA encodes these proteins:
- the LOC140864384 gene encoding AT-hook motif nuclear-localized protein 18-like, whose protein sequence is MDQLSHGRPRHLPPPFHGGDLQLHHQFLQQHQQQRRSIDDEQSGNGNPLKGDPDENYGLASSNTADQEKEMGGLLGTDHDQNEVTRRPRGRPSGSKNKPKPPIIITRDSANALRSHVMEVANGCDIQESISIFATRRQRGVCILSGSGTVTNVTLRQPSAPGAVVTLHGRFEILSLSGSFLPPPAPPAASGLTIYLAGGQGQVVGGTVVGPLLASGPVMIMAASFGNAAYERLPLEDEEAAAAGGGGGQQLGSPPPPPGISGQQIMNDPNANMFQGMPQNNLMNSCQLPAEAYWVTGRPPF, encoded by the coding sequence ATGGATCAGCTAAGTCACGGTCGTCCCCGCCATTTACCGCCACCTTTCCACGGCGGAGATCTTCAGCTCCACCACCAATTCTTGCAGCAGCATCAGCAGCAGCGTCGGAGCATCGACGACGAACAAAGCGGAAACGGGAACCCATTAAAGGGAGATCCAGATGAGAATTACGGCCTGGCCTCCTCCAACACAGCCGATCAAGAAAAGGAGATGGGGGGGCTACTGGGGACTGATCATGATCAAAACGAGGTAACAAGAAGACCACGGGGCCGCCCCTCCGGCTCCAAGAACAAGCCAAAGCCTCCTATTATAATCACTCGAGACAGCGCTAATGCGCTGAGGTCTCATGTTATGGAAGTTGCCAATGGCTGCGATATTCAAGAAAGCATATCCATCTTCGCCACCAGGCGGCAGAGGGGGGTTTGCATATTGAGCGGCAGCGGCACCGTCACGAATGTAACTCTCCGCCAGCCTTCGGCGCCTGGTGCGGTCGTGACTTTACACGGGAGGTTTGAGATTCTCTCTCTTTCGGGCTCGTTTCTTCCGCCTCCGGCTCCGCCGGCGGCGTCCGGGCTTACTATATATTTGGCCGGCGGGCAAGGACAAGTGGTTGGGGGGACGGTGGTTGGGCCTCTTCTGGCTTCCGGGCCGGTGATGATAATGGCTGCATCGTTTGGTAATGCAGCTTATGAGAGGCTGCCTTTGGAAGACGAAGAGGCGGCGGCGGCGGGAGGAGGAGGAGGGCAGCAGCTGGGTTCGCCTCCGCCTCCGCCGGGGATTTCGGGACAGCAAATTATGAACGACCCGAATGCGAatatgtttcaaggaatgccccAAAATAATCTCATGAATTCATGTCAATTACCAGCTGAAGCTTATTGGGTAACAGGTCGTCCTCCATTTTAA
- the LOC140860266 gene encoding kinesin-like protein KIN-UB → MATGGGYRNGAHKAPNLRNSSSFKSKLPPSNVRRSSPATLGGGGVPSGRVRVAVRLRPKNAEELGADADFADCIELQPELKRLKLRKNNWDSDTYEFDEVFTEFASQKRVYEVVAKPVVESVLDGYNGTVMAYGQTGTGKTYTLGRLGDEDTSARGIMVRSMEDLLANISPETDSILVSYLQIYMETIQDLLNPANDNISIVEDQKTGDVSLPGATVMEIRDQQSFIELLRLGEDHRFAANTKLNTESSRSHALLMVHVKRSVSDGDNDFSPENRSHLIGNLRPPMLRKSKLIVVDLAGSERIHKSGSEGHMLEEAKSINLSLSALGKCINALAENSSHVPVRDSKLTRLLKDSFGGTSRTSLIVTIGPSPRHRGETSSTILFGQRAMKVENMLKIKEEFDYKSLSKRLEMEIDKLIAENERQQKVYENETERIRLEAQKRVAEAERNYVEVLEEEKMKCQMHYMESIKMLEEKWAVNQQKQIINGEIHADASNKEVAELKSLLQNENRLRKTAEEDIQNLKNQLLKFSKVELMGNTDVSSFQQVLEEESHQKKKLEEELRLLRSQLAQLTIEANQPRGSLNRGNSANPLLGLNSLSPLNHLRSRDGGDGERASITNLHEQVGLQKILSLLESDDASVRIHAVKVVANLAAEEANQEKIVEAGGLTSLLMLLRSYEDETVRRIAAGAIANLAMNEANQELIMAQAGISLLAMTATDAEDSQTLRMVAGAIANLCGNDKLQTRLRSEGGIKALLGMVRCRHPDVLSQVARGVANFAKCESRASTQGTRAGRSLLIEDGALPWIVQNANNEVSLIRRHVELALCHLAQHEVNAKDMISGGALWELVRISRDCSREDIRSLARRTLTSSSTFQSEMRRLRIEV, encoded by the exons GAAGAGTGCGGGTTGCTGTAAGATTGAGACCTAAAAATGCTGAGGAATTGGGAGCTGATGCAGATTTTGCTGATTGCATAGAGTTGCAACCCGAG CTTAAAAGATTGAAGCTTAGGAAAAACAATTGGGATTCAGATACCTATGAATTTGATGAGGTTTTTACTGAATTCGCATCACAAAAACGAGTCTACGAAGTTGTCGCTAAACCTGTTGTCGAG AGCGTTTTGGATGGCTACAATGGGACTGTGATGGCTTATGGCCAGACTGGCACTGGTAAAACTTATACACTTGGACGACTGGGTGATGAAGACACCTCAGCTCGGGGTATAATGGTTCGCTCAATGGAGGATTTATTGGCAAATATCTCTCCGGAGACTGATTCTATCTTGGTCTCATACTTGCAG ATTTATATGGAAACCATTCAGGATCTACTAAATCCAGCAAATGATAATATTTCTATTGTCGAGGATCAAAAGACCGGGGATGTTTCTTTGCCAGGAGCAACTGTCATGGAGATCAGGGACCAGCAAAGTTTTATTGAACTCTTACGCTTGGGTGAAGACCATAGGTTTGCTGCCAATACTAAACTGAACACTGAATCTTCCCGTAGTCATGCCCTTCTCATG GTCCATGTGAAGAGGTCTGTATCAGATGGGGACAATGATTTTTCTCCTGAAAATCGCTCCCATTTGATTGGTAATTTGAGGCCACCAATGCTACGAAAAAGCAAACTTATTGTCGTGGATCTTGCTGGTTCTGAACGTATCCACAAATCAG GAAGCGAGGGACACATGTTAGAAGAAGCAAAGTCTATAAATCTTTCACTCAGTGCTTTAGGGAAATGTATAAATGCCTTGGCAGAAAATAGTTCTCATGTCCCAGTTCGGGATTCTAAACTTACGAGGTTGCTTAAAGATTCATTTGGAG GCACATCAAGAACTTCATTAATTGTCACAATTGGTCCATCTCCACGTCATCGAGGAGAAACTTCAAGCACCATATTATTCGGACAAAGG GCAATGAAGGTGGAGAATATGCTGAAGATCAAGGAAGAATTTGATTACAAGAGTTTGTCCAAACGACTCGAGATGGAAATTGATAAACTCATTGCTGAAAATGAAAGACAGCAAAAAGTTTATGAAAATGAAACCGAGAGAATCAGATTAGAAGCACAGAAACGTGTTGCTGAGGCAGAAAGGAATTATGTGGAAGTTCTAGAG GAGGAGAAAATGAAATGTCAGATGCATTATATGGAGTCAATTAAGATGCTTGAGGAAAAGTGGGCTGtcaatcaacaaaaacaaatcatcaatggAGAG ATTCACGCGGATGCTAGTAACAAAGAAGTTGCTGAGCTAAAGTCCTTGCTGCAAAATGAAAATCGGCTCCGTAAGACAGCTGAAGAGGatattcagaatttaaaaaATCAGCTACTAAAATTTTCTAAGGTGGAG TTGATGGGAAACACAGATGTTTCGAGTTTTCAGCAAGTACTGGAAGAGGAGAGCCATCAGAAAAAGAAATTGGAAGAAGAACTGAGACTTTTACGAAGTCAATTGGCACAGCTGACCATTGAGGCTAATCAg CCTAGAGGCTCTCTCAACAGAGGAAACTCTGCAAACCCTCTACTTGGCTTAAATTCCCTTTCTCCACTTAATCATCTGCGATCTAGAGATGGTGGTGATGGAGAGAGAGCATCAATTACAAACCTTCATGAACAAG TTGGATTGCAAAAGATATTGTCGTTGCTTGAGTCAGACGATGCAAGTGTCCGAATTCATGCTGTCAAAGTAGTGGCTAATTTAGCTGCTGAAG AAGCAAACCAAGAGAAGATAGTTGAAGCTGGTGGTCTCACTTCATTGTTGATGCTCCTTAGAAGCTACGAGGATGAAACTGTTCGTAGAATTGCTGCTGGTGCTATTGCTAACCTGGCTATGAATG AGGCTAATCAGGAACTCATAATGGCCCAAGCCGGAATCTCTTTGTTAGCGATGACAGCCACCGATGCCGAAGATTCACAGACCCTGAGAATGGTTGCTGGAGCCATAGCTAATTTATGTGGCAATG ATAAACTACAAACGAGGCTGAGGTCCGAAGGTGGGATTAAAGCTCTATTAGGAATGGTCAGATGTAGGCATCCGGATGTACTCTCTCAAGTTGCCCGTGGTGTTGCTAATTTCGCAAAATGTGAATCGAGGGCTTCTACGCAGG GAACAAGAGCCGGACGTTCTTTGCTAATAGAGGATGGAGCATTGCCTTGGATTGtacaaaatgcaaacaatgaAGTGTCACTGATAAGACGCCACGTTGAACTGGCGCTTTGCCATTTGGCACAACACG AGGTTAATGCCAAAGACATGATCAGTGGAGGAGCCCTTTGGGAGCTTGTTCGTATTTCACGCGACTGTTCTCGTGAGGACATTCGGTCTCTGGCTCGTAGAACTTTGACATCAAGTTCCACGTTCCAATCTGAAATGCGTCGCTTAAGGATCGAGGTGTAA